The following proteins are encoded in a genomic region of Glycine soja cultivar W05 chromosome 17, ASM419377v2, whole genome shotgun sequence:
- the LOC114393433 gene encoding 54S ribosomal protein L51, mitochondrial-like: MALRGVWQLNKLIVSYCNWGGSSRGIRAFMESHLPTFKEKNPQLEVVTELIRGQHPHLKAYYKNKNQRVICVKNMDPEDILLHATRLRNALGRKVVKLRTRHVTKHPSVQGTWTTAVEY; the protein is encoded by the exons ATGGCTTTGCGAGGGGTTTGGCAACTTAACAAGCTGATTGTCAGTTATTGCAACTGGGGCGGAAGTAGCAGAGGTATAAG gGCATTTATGGAGTCTCATTTGCCAACGTTTAAGGAGAAGAATCCTCAATTAGAGGTGGTAACTGAACTCATTCGTGGTCAGCATCCACATCTGAAGGCTTATTACA AGAACAAGAATCAGCGAGTGATATGTGTGAAGAATATGGACCCAGAAGACATACTTTTGCATGCAACCAGGCTAAGAAATGCATTGGGAAGGAAGGTAGTGAAATTGAGGACAAGACATGTAACCAAACACCCTAGTGTGCAAGGTACTTGGACAACTGCTGTGGAGTATTAA
- the LOC114393432 gene encoding aspartic proteinase CDR1-like, producing the protein MARALTHHLSLILILIVAVAGDANLLRNRHHGSRPAMLLPLYLSAPNSSTSALDPRRQLTGSESKRHPNARMRLHDDLLLNGYYTTRLWIGTPPQMFALIVDTGSTVTYVPCSTCEQCGRHQDPKFQPESSSTYQPVKCTIDCNCDSDRMQCVYERQYAEMSTSSGVLGEDLISFGNQSELAPQRAVFGCENVETGDLYSQHADGIMGLGRGDLSIMDQLVDKNVISDSFSLCYGGMDVGGGAMVLGGISPPSDMAFAYSDPVRSPYYNIDLKEIHVAGKRLPLNANVFDGKHGTVLDSGTTYAYLPEAAFLAFKDAIVKELQSLKKISGPDPNYNDICFSGAGIDVSQLSKSFPVVDMVFENGQKYTLSPENYMFRHSKVRGAYCLGVFQNGNDQTTLLGGIIVRNTLVVYDREQTKIGFWKTNCAELWERLQISVAPPPLPPNSGVRNSSEALEPSVAPSVSQHNARPGELKIVQITMVISFNISYVDMKPHIKELAGLFAHGLNVNTSQVHLLNFTSTGNDSLSKWAITPKPDSHYISNTTAMNIIARLAEHRIQLPGTFGNYKLIDWSVEPPSKNWWQQHFLVVSLAILITLLLGLSILGTFLIWKKRQQSSHSYKPVDVVVPEQELQPL; encoded by the exons ATGGCGCGGGCACTCACGCACCACCTATCACTAATCCTAATCCTCATCGTCGCCGTCGCCGGCGACGCCAATCTCCTCCGAAACCGCCACCACGGCTCTCGCCCTGCCATGCTCCTTCCCCTGTACCTCTCCGCACCGAATTCCTCCACGTCAGCGCTCGATCCCCGTCGCCAGCTCACCGGATCCGAGTCTAAACGCCACCCTAACGCGCGCATGAGGCTCCACGACGATCTCCTCCTCAACGG GTATTACACGACGCGGCTTTGGATCGGGACTCCTCCGCAGATGTTTGCGCTCATTGTTGATACGGGGAGCACTGTTACGTATGTTCCGTGCTCCACATGCGAACAATGTGGCAGGCACCAG GATCCAAAGTTTCAGCCGGAATCTTCAAGCACCTATCAACCTGTCAAATGTACAATTGATTGCAACTGTGACAGTGACAGGATGCAGTGTGTGTATGAGAGACAATATGCTGAAATGAGTACAAGCAGTGGTGTTCTTGGTGAGGATCTCATATCCTTTGGAAATCAGAGTGAGCTTGCTCCGCAGCGTGCTGTTTTTGGCTGTGAAAATGTTGAGACTGGTGATCTTTATAGTCAGCATGCCGATGGCATCATGGGTTTGGGCCGCGGTGATCTTAGTATCATGGATCAACTTGTTGACAAAAATGTAATTAGTGATTCATTCTCACTATGCTATGGTGGAATGGATGTTGGTGGGGGTGCAATGGTTCTCGGTGGCATATCTCCCCCATCAGACATGGCTTTTGCATATTCAGATCCTGTTCGTAG TCCATATTACAATATTGATTTGAAGGAGATACACGTTGCTGGGAAGCGACTGCCTCTAAACGCAAATGTTTTTGATGGAAAACATGGGACTGTCTTGGATAGTGGTACAACTTATGCTTACCTACCAGAAGCAGCATTTCTTGCATTTAAAGATGCT ATTGTGAAGGAACTTCAATCTCTCAAGAAAATCAGTGGTCCAGATCCAAATTATAATGATATATGTTTTTCTGGTGCTGGAAT TGATGTCTCTCAACTCTCTAAAAGTTTTCCAGTGGTTGACATGGTATTTGAAAATGGTCAGAAGTACACACTGTCACCTGAAAACTACATGTTTCGG CATTCAAAAGTGCGAGGTGCATACTGTCTGGGAGTTTTTCAAAATGGAAATGACCAAACTACTCTGTTAGGAG GTATCATTGTCCGAAACACTCTTGTAGTGTATGATCGTGAGCAGACAAAAATTGGTTTCTGGAAAACAAACTGTGCTGAGTTATGGGAAAGATTACAGATATCTGTTGCCCCACCACCATTACCTCCAAATTCTGGAGTAAGAAATTCAAGTGAAGCATTAGAGCCATCAGTTGCTCCATCTGTGTCACAGCATAATGCTCGGCCAG GTGAACTCAAAATTGTGCAAATAACAATGGTAATTTCCTTTAACATCAGTTATGTGGATATGAAGCCTCACATTAAAGAATTGGCTGGACTCTTTGCTCATGGGTTAAATGTTAATACTTCCCAG GTTCACTTACTGAATTTTACGTCTACTGGAAATGATTCGCTCAGTAAATGGGCCATAACCCCAAAACCAGATTCTCATTACATTTCTAACACTACTGCAATG AATATAATTGCCCGGCTTGCTGAACATCGCATCCAACTTCCTGGCACCTTTGGAAATTATAAGTTGATTGATTGGAGTGTCGAGCCTCCATCAAA GAATTGGTGGCAGCAACACTTCTTGGTCGTGAGTTTAGCTATTTTGATCACATTGCTTCTAGGATTGTCGATATTAGGAACGTTcttaatttggaaaaaaagaCAGCAAAGCTCGCATTCATACAAGCCAGTGGATGTGGTTGTTCCAGAGCAAGAACTTCAGCCATTATGA